In Desulfomonile tiedjei, one DNA window encodes the following:
- a CDS encoding MBL fold metallo-hydrolase, translated as MSDEISRRGFFKFAGATALAVGSVGITAEAFGQSKEPAAGPAAEVKAHAFLCGILKTQTQLLLKDTRVGTPFDIPVTFFVIKHGKDWVAFDTGNNAMVAKDPVAYWGEPVTKAYYPVMKDYEEFQAQIKKLGIGPKDLKAVIISHGHLDHAGAIDNFKGTDVPIYLQKKELELIKKAVASGTKTAYIPGDFKVMDQLNIKPIEGVFDLFGDQTVVAFPTPGHTEGHQSLLVKQTGGKSLILAADAMYTLENMQEAIPPGLAWDVPQSLQALYVFKAMKYVGAEVVPSHDPDYWKNQPLAPKTFKS; from the coding sequence ATGTCAGATGAAATCTCGAGAAGAGGGTTCTTTAAGTTCGCTGGAGCGACTGCTCTCGCGGTCGGCTCCGTCGGTATTACCGCGGAAGCATTTGGCCAATCCAAAGAACCGGCTGCGGGTCCAGCCGCGGAGGTCAAGGCTCACGCCTTTCTCTGCGGCATTTTGAAGACCCAGACGCAGTTATTGCTCAAGGACACCCGTGTGGGCACACCATTTGACATCCCGGTGACGTTCTTCGTCATCAAACATGGCAAGGACTGGGTGGCCTTCGATACCGGCAACAATGCCATGGTGGCCAAAGACCCGGTCGCCTACTGGGGCGAGCCTGTCACAAAGGCCTACTATCCGGTCATGAAGGACTACGAGGAGTTTCAGGCCCAGATCAAGAAACTGGGGATCGGCCCGAAAGACCTCAAGGCTGTGATAATCAGCCACGGACACCTGGATCACGCGGGAGCCATCGACAATTTCAAGGGCACCGATGTTCCTATCTACCTACAGAAGAAAGAGTTGGAGTTGATCAAAAAAGCTGTGGCCTCGGGCACCAAGACGGCCTATATTCCTGGAGACTTTAAAGTTATGGATCAACTGAACATCAAACCTATCGAGGGTGTTTTTGACCTGTTCGGGGATCAGACGGTGGTCGCGTTTCCGACCCCCGGCCACACTGAGGGACATCAGTCCTTGCTTGTGAAACAGACCGGTGGAAAAAGTCTGATCTTGGCCGCGGACGCCATGTACACTTTAGAGAACATGCAGGAGGCAATACCTCCCGGCCTGGCGTGGGACGTCCCCCAGTCCTTGCAGGCCCTGTACGTGTTCAAGGCCATGAAGTATGTCGGCGCGGAGGTCGTCCCTTCCCATGATCCCGATTACTGGAAAAACCAACCGCTCGCGCCTAAAACCTTCAAGTCCTGA
- a CDS encoding branched-chain amino acid ABC transporter permease, with amino-acid sequence MESIKRYKEAAFWAVLFMAFAMVPLLRASSYEIMLASHILVWGLFAVSFNMLWGGTGMLSFGQALYYGLGAYAVGMTFKYWGDAWFLPSIVLGIVCSVVLSILIGLLIIRVSGVFFTVMTLAFGQLAWQITFRWYGVTGGDDGIQGVIPPGILGDRIFYYYFTLVVVALSILVLKRISGSPMGLTLRCVRQNPDRVRFLGQSVKRNQLTIYMISSAFTALAGGLMAGVDNSIHPNMLYWTTSGEVILMSVLGGIGQFFGPFIGAGVLIVLEDMVGARTEYWPLIVGTIMMVMVLLFPKGLVGEVRKLVDRFRSRAPARG; translated from the coding sequence ATGGAGAGCATCAAGAGATACAAGGAAGCCGCTTTCTGGGCTGTGCTCTTCATGGCCTTCGCTATGGTGCCGTTATTGAGAGCTTCAAGCTACGAGATAATGTTAGCCAGCCACATTCTCGTGTGGGGTCTGTTTGCGGTCTCCTTCAATATGCTGTGGGGCGGCACGGGCATGCTTTCCTTTGGTCAGGCTCTCTATTACGGGCTGGGAGCCTATGCCGTAGGTATGACATTCAAGTATTGGGGAGACGCTTGGTTCCTTCCTTCCATCGTCCTTGGGATCGTATGTTCAGTGGTCCTATCCATTTTGATAGGGCTCCTGATCATCCGTGTCAGTGGCGTGTTCTTTACCGTGATGACTCTGGCTTTCGGACAGCTAGCCTGGCAGATCACCTTCAGGTGGTATGGCGTCACCGGTGGGGATGACGGCATTCAGGGGGTGATACCTCCGGGAATCTTGGGTGACCGCATTTTCTACTACTATTTCACTCTGGTGGTGGTGGCTCTCTCCATCTTAGTGTTGAAGCGGATCTCGGGGTCGCCCATGGGACTGACCTTGAGATGCGTACGACAAAACCCGGACCGGGTGCGCTTTCTGGGGCAGAGCGTCAAGCGCAACCAGCTCACCATTTACATGATTTCGTCGGCCTTTACTGCCCTGGCAGGCGGTCTCATGGCCGGGGTGGACAATTCCATCCACCCGAATATGCTCTATTGGACCACCTCGGGAGAGGTCATCCTCATGTCGGTCCTCGGTGGAATCGGTCAGTTCTTTGGGCCATTTATCGGGGCGGGAGTGCTTATAGTCCTCGAAGACATGGTGGGAGCGCGGACCGAGTATTGGCCGCTGATCGTGGGAACCATTATGATGGTGATGGTTCTGCTCTTTCCCAAAGGTCTGGTAGGTGAGGTCAGGAAGCTCGTGGACCGTTTCAGGAGCCGCGCGCCTGCAAGAGGTTGA
- a CDS encoding ABC transporter substrate-binding protein, whose product MVKHKSVAVILMVVLAMALAPICALAQEKVVKIGALYPMTGRAGIYGLDSVDAAEMAVEEINGKGGVAGYKLELINTDSKAKPDYSVMVAKRYIDQDKVHFLFGVVSSAVGLALTEVSKQNKKIFIGTDHASTQLTVDKFQPYYFRVSNNTFQSMAAGALYLKEMMQTKPWQTMAYIGPDYAYGHDQWNELKYNLDRFGIKYKVVGEYWPKLFAPEYTPFITSILKDKPDVLICGLWGGDSVAFIKQATPYGLFEKTLFCSPDAGGNYEVMSTTGAELPLGLVLSARHHNNWPETPANKDYVAKFFKKTGRYPTYAAEGAYTGILAIAQAVEKVGNPNDTEALVKALEGMKISLPEDPEGFTSYIDPETHQIVQVQAIGVTVANDQFPPAKRMLGNWKIYKAEDLLPPKEYIEPRRKK is encoded by the coding sequence ATGGTGAAGCACAAGTCGGTTGCGGTAATCCTCATGGTTGTTCTGGCTATGGCCCTGGCACCAATCTGCGCGTTGGCGCAAGAAAAGGTGGTCAAGATCGGAGCCCTGTACCCCATGACCGGTCGAGCCGGCATTTACGGTTTGGATTCCGTGGATGCTGCGGAGATGGCGGTCGAGGAAATAAACGGTAAAGGCGGGGTCGCCGGGTACAAGCTGGAGCTGATCAACACCGATTCCAAGGCCAAACCCGACTACTCGGTGATGGTCGCGAAACGTTACATTGACCAGGACAAGGTGCATTTCCTCTTCGGAGTGGTCAGCTCGGCAGTAGGACTTGCGCTGACCGAGGTGTCCAAGCAGAACAAGAAGATCTTCATCGGGACGGACCACGCTTCCACGCAGCTTACGGTGGATAAATTTCAACCGTACTATTTCCGTGTCTCCAACAACACTTTCCAGTCCATGGCCGCGGGGGCTTTGTATCTCAAAGAGATGATGCAGACCAAACCGTGGCAAACCATGGCGTACATCGGACCGGACTATGCGTACGGCCACGACCAGTGGAACGAACTCAAGTACAATCTCGATCGGTTCGGGATAAAATACAAAGTGGTGGGGGAATACTGGCCCAAGCTCTTTGCACCGGAATACACGCCGTTCATAACCTCGATCCTCAAAGACAAGCCCGACGTGCTGATTTGCGGTCTGTGGGGCGGTGATTCAGTGGCTTTTATCAAGCAGGCCACACCGTACGGCCTGTTCGAAAAGACGCTGTTCTGCTCGCCTGACGCGGGCGGCAACTATGAGGTCATGAGCACCACCGGAGCCGAATTGCCTCTCGGTCTGGTGCTGAGCGCTCGCCATCACAATAACTGGCCTGAAACACCGGCCAATAAGGACTATGTCGCGAAGTTCTTCAAGAAGACGGGCAGATATCCTACGTACGCGGCCGAAGGCGCTTATACGGGCATCCTGGCCATTGCTCAGGCAGTGGAAAAAGTGGGGAATCCCAATGACACCGAGGCGTTGGTGAAGGCGCTGGAAGGCATGAAGATCAGTCTGCCGGAAGATCCGGAAGGCTTCACGTCGTACATCGATCCGGAGACCCATCAGATAGTCCAGGTGCAGGCTATCGGCGTGACGGTCGCCAACGACCAGTTCCCGCCGGCCAAACGTATGCTCGGCAACTGGAAGATCTACAAGGCGGAAGATCTGTTGCCGCCGAAAGAATACATAGAGCCCAGGCGCAAGAAGTGA
- a CDS encoding branched-chain amino acid ABC transporter permease, which produces MDLSFILVQLLSGLTMATLLFLVASGLTLIFGVGNVFNFAHGSFYMLGAYLAYQAATVWHTDFWTATVAAALGAGVLGMLAESLFLRRIYGRAEEAGFQILLTYSFILVIDDMVKIIWGTEYKSLLRPAGLRGSVQILGETTPTYNLAIIGIGLAVVVVAWLVLTRTRAGKVARASALDREMLSAMGVNVPLTMTLVFGIATALGGFAGALAAPLRSVTPGAGIEVIIDSLIVVVIGGMGNFWGAWLGALILGEVTAFAVILVPEWAVVVSYVVMVLTLIFKPEGLFSHSPLRKV; this is translated from the coding sequence ATGGACCTGTCATTTATACTGGTACAGCTCCTGAGCGGATTGACCATGGCGACCCTGCTGTTCCTCGTGGCCAGCGGGCTTACGCTGATCTTTGGCGTCGGGAACGTGTTCAATTTCGCTCATGGATCTTTCTACATGCTGGGCGCTTACCTGGCTTATCAGGCCGCGACGGTATGGCACACCGATTTCTGGACCGCGACCGTTGCCGCGGCCCTTGGCGCAGGCGTGTTGGGAATGCTTGCCGAGTCCCTGTTCTTGCGGCGGATCTATGGCCGAGCCGAGGAAGCCGGGTTCCAGATTCTGTTAACGTACTCGTTTATCCTCGTCATAGACGACATGGTGAAGATTATTTGGGGCACCGAGTACAAGTCGTTGTTGAGACCGGCCGGCCTCAGGGGCTCGGTCCAGATTCTGGGCGAGACCACACCGACGTACAACCTGGCCATTATAGGAATCGGGCTTGCGGTGGTGGTAGTGGCCTGGCTTGTTCTTACCCGCACTCGCGCGGGAAAAGTCGCACGGGCCTCTGCCCTGGACCGTGAAATGCTCTCGGCGATGGGAGTGAACGTGCCTCTGACTATGACATTGGTGTTCGGCATTGCCACGGCGCTGGGTGGCTTTGCCGGTGCGTTGGCTGCGCCGCTGCGGTCCGTGACCCCCGGAGCGGGGATTGAGGTGATCATTGACTCTCTCATTGTGGTGGTCATAGGGGGAATGGGTAATTTCTGGGGCGCGTGGCTGGGTGCGCTCATTCTTGGGGAGGTTACTGCTTTCGCTGTCATCTTGGTGCCGGAATGGGCTGTTGTCGTGAGTTACGTTGTCATGGTGCTCACTTTGATCTTCAAACCCGAAGGCCTGTTTTCCCACAGTCCGCTCAGGAAGGTGTAG